In one window of Mus pahari unplaced genomic scaffold, PAHARI_EIJ_v1.1 scaffold_8729_1, whole genome shotgun sequence DNA:
- the LOC110315895 gene encoding putative vomeronasal receptor-like protein 4, whose protein sequence is MFSLNNILYFQAGLGATANIFLLFFYIMITLCHRSKPMDLISCQLTFVHIMMFLTGGHAWLTGFFVSLNIGNDFICKATAYINRVMRGLSICITCLLSVFQAVTISPNTSLLAKFKHKLKTYMIYSLFYFWSFNLSFSINRIIYTGAYTNVSETSQLKVTKYCSLFPMNYIIRGLILTMTTLRDVFLVGVMLTTSTYMVIILFRHQRQCKHLHSISHLRASPEKRATQTILLLVIFFVVMYWVDFIISSSSVLLWMYDPVILTVQKFVMNAYPTITPLVQISSDNRIIMMLKNMQKLCYQIFKKV, encoded by the coding sequence atgttttcattaaataatatcCTTTATTTCCAAGCTGGGCTTGGAGCTACAGccaatatatttcttctttttttctacattatGATAACCCTGTGTCACAGATCTAAGCCCATGGACTTGATCTCCTGTCAATTGACCTTCGTTCACATAATGATGTTTCTCACTGGAGGGCATGCTTGGCTTACAGGTTTCTTTGTGTCATTGAACATTGGCAATGACTTCATATGTAAGGCAACTGCTTACATAAACAGAGTGATGAGAGGCCTCTCTATCTGcatcacctgcctcctgagtgtgttcCAGGCTGTGACGATCAGTCCCAATACCTCTTTGTTGGCTAAATTTAAACATAAACTAAAAACATACATGatctattctctcttctatttttggTCTTTCAATTTGTCATTCAGCATTAACCGGATCATCTATACTGGTGCTTATACCAATGTGAGTGAGACCAGCCAGTTGAAGGTCACTAAATACTGCTCCCTCTTCCCCATGAACTACATCATCAGGGGACTGATTTTAACCATGACAACCTtaagagatgtgtttcttgtaggaGTCATGCTGaccacaagcacatacatggtgaTTATCTTGTTCAGACATCAGAGGCAATGCAAGCATCTTCATAGCATCAGCCATCTGAGAGCCTCCCCTGAGAAAAGGGCCACCCAGACCATCTTGCTGCTGGTGATTTTCTTTGTGGTCATGTACTGGGTGGACTTCATCATCTCATCCTCCTCAGTCCTGTTATGGATGTATGACCCAGTCATCCTGACTGTTCAGAAGTTTGTGATGAATGCCTATCCCACAATTACTCCATTGGTACAAATCAGTTCTGATAACAGAATAATCATGATGCtaaaaaatatgcaaaaattatgctaccagatttttaaaaaagtgtaa